A section of the Octopus bimaculoides isolate UCB-OBI-ISO-001 chromosome 17, ASM119413v2, whole genome shotgun sequence genome encodes:
- the LOC106869328 gene encoding uncharacterized protein LOC106869328 isoform X2 — MENMSANYSYDYDYKVSVFGNDAVGRLNIFICISIIIVILFNVFLMVAIFLDRKSHGKTRSLSLLNYLLNYALVALFVYFQSLHVFIVRDLPKSHCLFITILAFVVNDGDKYFLIPLCCDFIMKYFRPSKYENQIFLIIQSVLIGILWVLICIKNLVLILAFSNLSTNSCFFYLYINAIVAQFVISILLLIAMLVFIGLLIYIAIKSKEQEMMKSPLITLIIITAVTIILLILTTLNDAGFMGHYRSPLFVMYRVMSLGSFLLLPFLWSFDFTIRQSIRKLCSEKCKKHKDHPSHELTEIN, encoded by the coding sequence ATGGAAAATATGTCAGCTAATTACAGCTACGATTACGACTACAAAGTTTCAGTCTTCGGAAATGATGCAGTTGGACGGTTGAATATATTCATCTGTATATCTATTATCATAGTTATCCTGTTCAACGTATTTCTAATGGTTGCCATTTTCCTAGATCGCAAGTCTCACGGGAAAACACGCTCTTTGTCACTACTGAACTATTTGCTGAACTATGCTCTCgttgctttgtttgtttattttcagagttTGCATGTCTTTATAGTTCGAGACTTGCCAAAATCTCACTGCTTATTTATCACCATATTAGCTTTTGTGGTTAACGATGGTGATAAGTATTTCCTTATCCCACTTTGCTGCGactttattatgaaatattttaggccaagcaaatatgaaaatcaaattttCCTAATTATCCAATCCGTATTGATAGGGATTTTGTGGGTCCTTATTTGTATCAAAAATTTGGTACTCATACTAGCTTTTTCCAACCTTTCTACTAATAGTTgctttttttacttatatattaatgCCATTGTTGCTCAATTTGTGATAAGTATTCTGTTGTTGATTGCAATGTTAGTGTTTATAGGCCTGTTGATCTACATTGCTATCAAGAGTAAAGAACAAGAGATGATGAAATCACCATTGATAACTTTGATTATTATTACTGCAGTGActataattttgttaattttaaccACTCTTAACGATGCTGGGTTTATGGGGCATTACCGTTCTCCTTTATTCGTCATGTATCGAGTCATGAGTCTTGGCAGCTTCCTGCTTTTGCCGTTTCTGTGGTCTTTTGATTTCACTATAAGACAAAGTATTCGGAAATTATGCTCAGAGAAATGTAAAAAGCATAAAGATCATCCCTCTCACGAgttaactgaaataaattaa
- the LOC128246974 gene encoding uncharacterized protein LOC128246974 isoform X2: MEVTTNQSYDYHFEYEYEYEVFRNDAFGRLNIFMCISIIIVVLFDIFLIVAVFLDRKSHGKTRSLSLLNYFLNYALVALFAYFQSLHVFIVRDLPKSHCLFIVILAYTVNEGDKYFLIPLCCEFIVKYFRPSRYENQIFLIIQSVLIGILWVFISIKTLVIILAFSHQPSNGCYVSYYNSAIVAQFVISILLLIAMLVFIGFLIYIAIKSKEQEMMKSQVITLIIITIVTVILYFLNNMIVAGFVGLMHANFFVIDRVTNIVIFLLLPFLWLFDATIRQSIRNLCSRKYTKSNGHPSHELTEIN; encoded by the coding sequence ATGGAAGTGACGACTAACCAGAGCTACGATTACCATTTCGAATACGAATACGAATACGAAGTTTTCCGAAATGATGCCTTTGGACGGTTgaacatattcatgtgtatatcgATTATCATAGTTGTCCTGTTCGACATATTTCTAATAGTCGCCGTTTTCCTAGATCGTAAATCTCATGGGAAAACGCGCTCTTTGTCACTACTGAACTATTTTCTGAACTATGCTCTCGTTGCTTTGTTTGCTTATTTCCAGAGTTTGCATGTCTTTATAGTTCGAGATTTGCCAAAATCTCATTGCCTATTCATCGTTATATTAGCTTACACGGTTAACGAAGGTGATAAGTATTTCCTTATACCTCTTTGCTGCGAGTTTATCGTGAAGTATTTTAGGCCAAGCAGATACGAAAATCAAATTTTCCTAATTATCCAATCCGTATTGATAGGAATTTTGTGGGTCTTTATTAGTATCAAAACTTTGGTAATCATTCTAGCTTTTTCACACCAACCTTCAAATGGCTGCTATGTTTCCTACTATAACAGTGCCATTGTTGCTCAGTTTGTAATAAGTATTCTGTTGTTGATTGCAATGTTAGTCTTTATAGGCTTCCTGATCTACATTGCCATCAAGAGTAAAGAACAAGAGATGATGAAATCACAAGTGATAACTTTGATTATTATTACAATAGTGACTGTAATTTTATACTTTCTAAACAATATGATTGTTGCTGGGTTTGTGGGACTAATGCATGCTAATTTTTTTGTCATTGATCGGGTTACAAATATTGTCATCTTCCTGCTTTTACCGTTTCTGTGGCTTTTCGATGCCACTATAAGACAAAGTATTCGGAATTTATGTTCAAGGAAATATACAAAATCTAACGGTCATCCCTCGCACGAgttaactgaaataaattaa
- the LOC128246974 gene encoding uncharacterized protein LOC128246974 isoform X1: MEDIQMTTDYTYNYDYDYKVSVFGNDAAGRLNIFFCISIIIVVLFNLFLMVTIFLDRNTHGKTRSLSLLNYMLNYVLIALVIYFKGLHVYIVRDLPKYHCLFINIFLYAVNDGDKYFIIPLCCEFIVKYFKPRKYENQIFLIIQSVLIGILWIFNWIKSLVFFLAFSNFSTNNCFLLFQSNAAIAQFILALLLLITILIFIGLLIYIAIKGRDQEMMKSPLITLLIITIVTVILYLASYIFGIGILGRMLSKSFNIHRVINVVVFLLLPFLWLFDATIRQSIRTLYSRKYTKSNGHPSHELTEIN; the protein is encoded by the coding sequence ATGGAAGATATTCAAATGACGACTGATTACACCTACAATTACGACTACGACTACAAAGTTTCAGTCTTCGGAAATGATGCAGCTGGAcggttgaatatattcttctgTATATCTATTATCATAGTTGTCCTGTTCAACCTATTTCTAATGGTCACCATTTTCTTAGATCGTAACACTCATGGGAAAACGCGTTCTTTGTCACTTCTAAACTATATGCTGAATTATGTACTCATTGCTTTAGTAATTTATTTCAAGGGTTTGCATGTCTATATAGTTCGAGATTTGCCAAAATATCACtgcttatttatcaacatatttctTTATGCTGTTAACGATGGTGATAAGTATTTCATTATACCTCTTTGCTGCGAGTTTATCGTGAAATATTTTAAGCCaaggaaatatgaaaatcaaattttCCTAATTATCCAATCCGTGTTGATAGGGATTTTGTGGATATTTAATTGGATAAAAAGTTTGGTATTCTTTCTAGCTTTTTCCAACTTTTCTACAAATAATTGCTTTCTTCTATTTCAAAGTAATGCCGCTATTGCTCAATTTATATTGGCACTTTTGTTGTTGATTACAATCTTAATATTTATAGGCCTGCTTATCTACATTGCCATCAAGGGTAGAGACCAAGAAATGATGAAATCACCATTGATAACTTTGCTAATTATTACTATAGTGACTGTAATTTTGTACCTTGCAAGCTATATTTTTGGTATTGGGATTTTGGGACGAATGCTTTCTAAGTCATTCAACATTCATCGTGTCATAAATGTTGTCGTCTTCCTGCTTTTGCCGTTTCTGTGGCTTTTCGATGCCACTATAAGACAAAGTATTCGAACATTATATTCAAGGAAATATACAAAATCTAACGGTCATCCCTCGCACGAGTTAACTGAAATAAATTAG